In one Novipirellula galeiformis genomic region, the following are encoded:
- a CDS encoding methyl-accepting chemotaxis protein — protein MRKRGVWIKLLVLVTTSVIAFCLLGIYGIITARTTFHSVNEVRKTALKLRRGSVEILEPLNELRQLSLTLVMAPNREMQLSLSRQQAVKTNAIELAFEHWDTSSSDPAEISAFAALREKWSRYKRIKDITVSKVLDDYREEAFINAIQAEDQQFAEVKRALDSWMQAIEDNADTAFESAQSGYVGARQAYTTVIIVLTLLVATLGYLTATSIIGPLETMRSVASRIAGLASTGAIEGLDERIEIKANDELGAMAAAFNQMVENMQSTLGRLSHEERRTLAVLNSTADGILTIDSEGKVRSMNAAAERLLECRSEDAIGTDVEPFVPALGRGQDADWHTSTSNPLSGYDEHEVVARKRTGGECPIALRVREMNYMEQKLIIATLQDITLRKQTEAERQTLFHAIRDAVQRLTVASEQILTTTSRQALGAQEQASSVSETVASVNEIAQTAQQAAQRSTEVAESARQADDVGNAGRAAIEESIAAMLQVQSRVESLAERILLLAERAHAIGEITATVKNIAEQTNVLALNAAVEASRAGEHGRGFAVVAAEVKSLAQQSKQATIQVRKILSEIQEATQDAVHSTEQGNNAVRSASRVVESAGERISQLVSMLAVTAESATRISASANQQAVGVSQLNDGIRDINRVTQSNVEAIGQIEQAARNLNSLSQELSSLTAS, from the coding sequence TGTCTGCTGGGGATCTATGGAATCATCACCGCACGCACCACCTTTCACTCGGTCAACGAGGTTCGCAAGACGGCACTCAAATTGCGTCGCGGGTCGGTCGAAATTTTGGAACCACTGAACGAACTGAGGCAATTGTCCTTGACGCTTGTGATGGCGCCAAACAGAGAGATGCAACTGAGTTTGAGTCGTCAGCAAGCAGTGAAAACGAACGCAATTGAACTCGCGTTTGAGCATTGGGATACATCATCGAGCGATCCTGCGGAAATCTCCGCGTTTGCAGCATTACGAGAAAAATGGAGTCGGTACAAACGCATCAAAGATATCACGGTCAGCAAAGTACTCGATGACTATCGTGAAGAAGCGTTCATCAACGCGATTCAAGCCGAAGATCAGCAATTTGCTGAAGTCAAACGAGCTTTGGATTCTTGGATGCAAGCGATCGAGGACAATGCGGATACCGCATTTGAATCGGCTCAATCCGGATACGTCGGTGCACGTCAAGCTTATACCACCGTGATCATTGTCTTAACGCTGCTTGTCGCCACGCTCGGCTATCTGACCGCTACCTCCATTATCGGCCCTCTTGAAACGATGCGCAGTGTGGCGTCACGTATTGCCGGATTAGCCTCCACCGGGGCCATCGAGGGATTGGACGAACGCATTGAAATCAAAGCCAACGATGAACTCGGTGCGATGGCGGCTGCGTTCAATCAAATGGTGGAAAACATGCAATCGACGTTGGGACGATTGTCGCATGAAGAGCGTCGCACGTTGGCGGTGTTGAACTCAACCGCCGATGGTATTTTGACGATCGATTCGGAGGGAAAGGTGAGATCGATGAACGCGGCCGCCGAGCGATTGCTCGAATGTCGCAGTGAGGATGCGATTGGAACCGATGTGGAACCGTTCGTTCCTGCATTGGGGCGAGGCCAAGATGCCGATTGGCATACATCAACCTCCAATCCATTGTCCGGCTACGATGAACATGAAGTCGTAGCACGTAAACGCACAGGAGGTGAATGCCCGATCGCGCTGCGGGTGCGCGAAATGAATTACATGGAGCAAAAACTGATCATCGCCACACTGCAAGACATCACTCTCCGGAAGCAGACCGAAGCGGAGCGTCAAACATTGTTTCACGCGATTCGCGATGCGGTGCAACGTTTGACGGTGGCCAGCGAGCAGATTTTGACCACGACGTCTCGACAGGCGTTGGGAGCACAGGAACAAGCGTCGAGCGTTTCCGAAACGGTCGCATCGGTAAACGAAATCGCACAAACCGCTCAACAAGCGGCTCAGCGGTCGACGGAAGTCGCCGAATCAGCTCGCCAAGCGGATGACGTGGGCAACGCTGGACGGGCAGCGATCGAAGAATCGATTGCTGCCATGCTGCAAGTGCAAAGCAGAGTGGAATCGCTTGCGGAACGCATCTTGTTGCTGGCCGAACGCGCCCACGCGATTGGCGAAATCACGGCGACCGTAAAGAACATTGCCGAGCAAACGAACGTTCTGGCTCTTAACGCGGCGGTCGAAGCGTCGCGTGCCGGTGAGCATGGACGCGGGTTCGCAGTAGTCGCAGCGGAGGTCAAGTCGTTGGCACAGCAATCCAAACAGGCGACCATCCAAGTCCGCAAAATTCTCAGTGAGATCCAGGAAGCCACGCAAGATGCAGTGCATTCAACCGAGCAAGGGAACAATGCCGTGCGATCAGCCAGCCGGGTTGTCGAAAGTGCGGGCGAAAGGATTAGTCAACTCGTATCCATGCTTGCCGTTACTGCCGAATCGGCGACGCGAATTTCAGCATCGGCCAACCAGCAAGCCGTGGGGGTTAGTCAACTAAACGATGGCATTCGGGATATCAATCGCGTCACACAAAGCAATGTCGAAGCGATCGGGCAAATCGAACAAGCTGCACGCAACCTGAACTCACTCAGTCAAGAGCTATCGAGTTTGAC